In one window of Methanosarcina vacuolata Z-761 DNA:
- the frhA gene encoding coenzyme F420 hydrogenase subunit alpha: MTKVIEISPTTRHEGHSKLTLKVNNEGIVERGDWLSITPVRGIEKLAIGKTMDQVPKIASRVCGICPIAHTLAGIEAMEAAIGCEIPTDAKLLRFILHAANRLHSHALHNILILPDFYIPGTETKINPFSKEQPLRSIATRIFRIREIAQTIGAVAGGEAIHPSNPRVGGMYRNVSPRAKQKIADLAKEGLVLAHEQMEFMLNVIRNMQDREFVEVAGKQIPLPRTLGYHNQGVMATAPMYGSSSLDEKPMWDFTRWKETRPWDWYMGEETIDLEDPSYPIGGTTKVGTRVNPRMEACNTVPTYDGQPVEVGPRARLATFKHFTEKGTFAQHIARQMEYTDCCYTILNCLDNLDTSGKVLADNIPLGNGSMGWAANEAPRGTDVHIARVKDGRVLRYEMLVPTTWNFPTCSRALTGAPWQIAEMVIRAYDPCVSCATHMIVVNEENRVVAQKLMQW; encoded by the coding sequence TTGACAAAAGTCATAGAGATCTCTCCAACCACAAGACACGAAGGCCACTCCAAGCTCACCCTGAAAGTGAATAATGAGGGTATTGTCGAGCGAGGAGACTGGCTCTCCATTACCCCAGTCAGGGGTATTGAAAAGCTCGCAATAGGTAAGACAATGGATCAGGTCCCAAAGATTGCCTCTCGGGTCTGTGGTATCTGTCCTATTGCCCACACCCTGGCGGGTATTGAGGCCATGGAGGCTGCGATTGGCTGCGAGATCCCCACGGACGCAAAACTCCTGCGGTTCATTCTGCATGCAGCAAACCGCCTTCACAGCCATGCCCTGCACAATATCCTGATCCTCCCGGACTTTTACATCCCGGGTACGGAAACGAAGATCAACCCGTTTTCTAAGGAGCAGCCTTTAAGGAGCATTGCAACGAGGATCTTCCGCATCCGCGAGATTGCACAGACCATTGGAGCCGTCGCAGGCGGAGAGGCTATCCACCCTTCAAACCCGAGGGTTGGCGGGATGTACCGTAACGTAAGTCCCAGGGCAAAGCAGAAGATTGCCGACCTGGCGAAAGAAGGTCTTGTCCTTGCCCACGAGCAGATGGAGTTCATGCTTAATGTAATCAGAAACATGCAGGACCGGGAGTTTGTCGAGGTTGCAGGCAAGCAGATCCCGCTTCCCAGGACGCTTGGATACCACAACCAGGGGGTCATGGCCACAGCCCCAATGTACGGCTCATCCAGTTTGGACGAGAAGCCCATGTGGGATTTTACCCGATGGAAGGAGACTCGACCATGGGACTGGTACATGGGTGAGGAAACCATCGATCTTGAGGACCCGAGCTATCCGATTGGCGGCACCACGAAGGTTGGCACCAGAGTCAATCCTCGGATGGAGGCCTGCAATACTGTTCCGACCTACGACGGCCAGCCAGTTGAGGTCGGCCCGAGAGCAAGGCTTGCTACCTTCAAGCACTTTACCGAGAAAGGCACCTTCGCCCAGCACATCGCCAGGCAGATGGAGTACACCGATTGCTGTTACACCATCCTCAACTGCCTTGACAACCTGGATACTTCGGGCAAGGTTCTTGCTGACAATATCCCTCTGGGAAACGGATCTATGGGCTGGGCAGCAAACGAAGCGCCACGCGGTACCGATGTCCACATCGCACGGGTGAAGGATGGGAGGGTGCTGCGGTACGAGATGCTTGTACCCACTACCTGGAACTTCCCTACCTGCAGCCGCGCTCTGACTGGAGCACCCTGGCAGATCGCCGAGATGGTTATCCGCGCCTATGACCCGTGCGTCTCGTGTGCAACCCATATGATAGTGGTGAACGAGGAGAATAGGGTAGTCGCCCAGAAGCTCATGCAGTGGTGA